A genomic segment from Aegilops tauschii subsp. strangulata cultivar AL8/78 chromosome 1, Aet v6.0, whole genome shotgun sequence encodes:
- the LOC141041512 gene encoding uncharacterized protein → MGSRFVNLLAMSCNGGPRHFSLHCLNPANLFHPARSRPAVRVVHRRPADAPLPPPSLSFDWPCRKGEQAWMNFMAFGPGRENLLAVDQIGKSFLYNHDSRLLRTGMPKMCKPIIDPISVAVGDSLYVMSGNPGRLPDRDCFQALLHTRLPASYAQDWCWYSLQPPIFFTDDDDGVDRSSCRDAPMPFEISAYTVLDDSQIWISTSGTGTYSYDIASGAWSKLGNWALPFRGRAEYIPEHNLWFGFTPDDLQLCTSDLTASCELRPPVLQDVWIDVNRPEDWTLTDASIVPLGSGQVCVARFFLTCPEESIEDVYGYVLEKTENFAVLEGVKLLKAGWAQLQMVKHKSERYIFGRDLVIPL, encoded by the coding sequence ATGGGCAGCCGGTTTGTGAATCTGTTGGCCATGAGCTGCAACGGTGGCCCCAGACACTTCAGCCTTCACTGCTTGAACCCGGCAAACTTATTTCACCCAGCCCGGTCACGGCCAGCGGTTCGAGTAGTTCATCGACGGCCAGCGGACGCCCCGCTGCCTCCGCCGTCCCTGTCATTCGACTGGCCCTGCAGGAAGGGCGAACAGGCGTGGATGAATTTCATGGCTTTCGGCCCCGGCCGGGAAAACCTCCTCGCCGTGGACCAAATCGGCAAGAGCTTCTTGTACAACCATGACTCGCGCTTGCTCCGCACTGGGATGCCCAAGATGTGCAAGCCCATTATCGACCCCATCTCCGTTGCCGTGGGCGACAGCCTATACGTCATGAGCGGCAACCCTGGCCGGCTGCCCGATCGGGACTGCTTCCAGGCTCTCCTCCACACCCGCCTGCCTGCTAGCTACGCCCAAGACTGGTGCTGGTATTCCCTCCAGCCACCGATTTTCTTTACCGACGACGACGACGGGGTGGATCGATCCAGCTGCCGCGATGCCCCAATGCCCTTTGAAATCAGTGCCTACACCGTGCTTGACGATTCACAGATCTGGATATCCACATCTGGCACCGGCACATACTCGTATGACATCGCGAGTGGCGCGTGGAGCAAACTAGGCAACTGGGCACTGCCGTTCAGAGGTCGCGCCGAGTACATCCCTGAGCACAACCTCTGGTTTGGCTTCACACCCGACGATTTGCAGCTCTGCACATCGGACCTCACTGCCTCGTGTGAGTTGAGGCCGCCCGTGCTGCAGGATGTATGGATAGACGTGAACAGGCCAGAAGATTGGACCCTGACAGACGCCAGCATTGTGCCGCTCGGCTCCGGTCAAGTCTGCGTTGCCAGGTTCTTTCTTACCTGCCCAGAGGAGAGCATTGAGGATGTGTATGGCTATGTCCTTGAGAAAACAGAGAATTTTGCTGTTCTCGAGGGCGTCAAATTGTTAAAGGCTGGGTGGGCTCAGCTCCAGATGGTTAAGCACAAGTCGGAGCGTTACATCTTCGGCCGTGACCTTGTCATACCGCTTTGA
- the LOC120973744 gene encoding uncharacterized protein translates to MGKDIVDFALPSIDDAFDPTEGEAREVIKESTVEFDVDDTKLASSLNLEQRAAYDEILATFERGDGGVFFVDGPGGTGKTFLYRAMLAKVRSDGNIGIATATSGVAASIMPGGRTAHSRFKIPLSCDDGASCSFTKLSGTAKLLRMASLIIWDEASMTKRQAVEALDNSMRDIMGIRDRPFGGKTIVFGGDFRQVLPVVKRGSRGQIIDATLRSSHLWKGMRQLRLITNMRAHNDTWFANYLLRVGNGTEEVDDQGNILLPEDICLPSTGEVDDLEKLIHHVFPSLDDNMSDSNYMTSRAILSTTNDNVDKINIRMIEHFQGDEVIYHSFDSAEDDPYGYYAQEFLNGLTPNGLPPHALKLKLNCPVILLRNIDPANGLCNGTRLVVRGFERNTIDAEIVIGQHAGRRVFLPRIPLCPSENDMFPFKFKRKQFPIRLSFAMTINKAQGQTIPIVGVYLPNPVFSHGQLYVALSRATAKRNIKILIQKEKPKEKSNKQKDNPKKRKRPTVSLLTSMKNIVYKEVLTG, encoded by the coding sequence ATGGGTAAAGACATTGTTGATTTCGCTCTTCCAAGCATAGATGATGCGTTTGACCCAACCGAGGGTGAGGCAAGAGAGGTCATCAAGGAATCAACTGTTGAGTTTGACGTGGATGATACTAAATTGGCATCTTCCCTGAACTTGGAGCAGAGGGCCGCATACGACGAGATACTAGCGACTTTTGAACGCGGTGATGGGGGTGTATTCTTTGTTGATGGCCCTGGAGGTACAGGGAAGACCTTTCTATACAGGGCGATGCTTGCCAAGGTGAGGAGCGATGGCAATATTGGTATCGCTACCGCAACGTCGGGCGTCGCCGCTTCTATCATGCCTGGTGGCAGGACTGCCCACTCGAGGTTCAAGATCCCATTGAGTTGCGATGATGGAGCCTCGTGCAGCTTCACGAAGCTGAGTGGGACCGCGAAGCTGCTTAGGATGGCCTCATTGATAATTTGGGACGAGGCCAGCATGACGAAACGACAAGCGGTCGAGGCATTGGACAATAGCATGCGCGACATCATGGGAATACGCGATCGACCCTTTGGAGGAAAGACTATTGTTTTTGGCGGGGACTTTAGGCAGGTGCTTCCGGTCGTCAAAAGGGGGTCGCGGGGCCAGATAATTGATGCAACCCTACGAAGTTCTCATCTATGGAAGGGTATGCGGCAGCTTCGGCTCATCACCAACATGAGGGCTCATAATGACACATGGTTTGCAAATTACTTACTAAGGGTCGGCAATGGCACTGAGGAAGTCGACGATCAAGGCAACATACTACTCCCTGAAGACATTTGTCTGCCGTCTACAGGCGAggttgacgacctggagaagctTATTCACCACGTGTTTCCGAGTCTAGATGACAACATGTCTGATTCAAATTACATGACATCTCGAGCAATCCTTTCCACGACAAACGACAATGTCGACAAGATAAACATCCGCATGATAGAGCATTTTCAGGGAGATGAAGTAATATACCATAGCTTTGACAGTGCGGAGGACGACCCATATGGCTACTACGCTCAGGAGTTTCTGAATGGATTGACTCCTAACGGTCTTCCTCCGCATGCACTCAAGCTAAAGCTGAACTGCCCTGTCATACTTCTAAGGAACATTGATCCAGCAAATGGATTGTGTAACGGCACTAGGCTTGTTGTTAGAGGTTTTGAGAGGAACACCATTGATGCAGAAATCGTGATTGGACAACACGCTGGCAGGAGGGTCTTCCTTCCTCGAATACCTCTCTGCCCATCTGAAAACGACATGTTTCCGTTCAAGTTTAAGAGGAAGCAATTTCCTATAAGGCTTAGCTTTGCTATGACCATTAACAAGGCTCAAGGGCAGACAATCCCGATTGTTGGTGTCTACCTACCCAATCCCGTGTTCTCTCATGGTCAACTCTATGTTGCTTTGTCTCGAGCCACCGCAAAGAGAAACATAAAGATACTCATTCAGAAGGAGAAGCCGAAGGAGAAGTCCAACAAGCAAAAGGACAATCCAAAGAAGCGAAAAAGACCGACCGTGTCATTACTAACCTCGATGAAGAACATCGTCTACAAGGAAGTCCTTACAGGCTGA
- the LOC141034879 gene encoding stomatal closure-related actin-binding protein 1-like, which yields MKFEKGLSTATLLSNEVKCKQVALLERDILLKNLKSVLESLRGQVAGKYKDEFEESVSMVDILAVQVSKRENELLQQKTEVTRIATSLKLASEDGRRIVDEERTNARMEIENARAVVQRVQKVLQEKENSSQRIGKQLQPT from the exons ATGAAATTTGAGAAGGGCCTCAGTACTGCCACATTATTATCTAATGAG GTTAAATGTAAACAAGTAGCTTTATTGGAGCGAGACATCCTTCTGAAGAATCTAAAGAGTGTATTGGAGTCACTGAGAGGACAAGTAGCTGGCAAATATAAGGATGAATTTGAGGAATCAGTATCTATG GTGGATATTTTAGCAGTTCAGGTGTCCAAAAGAGAAAATGAGTTGCTTCAGCAGAAAACCGAGGTCACGAGAATAGCGACTTCACTGAAACTG GCTTCTGAAGATGGTAGGAGAATTGTTGACGAAGAACGAACTAATGCACGCATGGAGATTGAAAATGCTAGAGCTGTTGTACAAAGAGTTCAAAAAGTACTTCAAGAGAAAGAGAACAGTTCACAAAGAATTGGAAAGCAG TTGCAGCCCACCTAA
- the LOC141041515 gene encoding uncharacterized protein — MGSRFVNLLAMSCNGGPRHFSLHCLNPANLFHPARSRPAVRVVHRRPADAPLPPPSLSFDWPCRKGEQAWMNFMAFGPGRENLLAVDQIGKSFLYNHDSRLLRTGMPKICKPIIDPISVAVGDSLYVMSGNPGRLPDRDCFQALLHTRLPASYAQDWCWYSLQPPIFFTDDDDGVDRSSCRDAPMPFEISAYTVLDDSQIWISTSGTGTYSYDIASGAWSKLGNWALPFRGRAEYIPEHNLWFGFTPDDLQLCTSDLTASCELRPPVLQDVWIDVNRPEDWTLTDASIVPLGSGQVCVARFFLTCPEESIEDVYGYVLEKTENFAVLEGVKLLKAGWAQLRMVKHKSERYVFGRDLVIPL; from the coding sequence ATGGGCAGCCGGTTTGTGAATCTGTTGGCCATGAGCTGCAACGGTGGCCCCAGACACTTCAGCCTTCACTGCTTGAACCCGGCAAACTTATTTCACCCAGCCCGGTCACGGCCAGCGGTTCGAGTAGTTCATCGACGGCCAGCGGACGCCCCGCTGCCTCCGCCGTCCCTGTCATTCGACTGGCCCTGCAGGAAGGGCGAACAGGCGTGGATGAATTTCATGGCTTTCGGCCCCGGCCGGGAAAACCTCCTCGCCGTGGACCAAATCGGCAAGAGCTTCTTGTACAACCATGACTCGCGCTTGCTCCGCACTGGGATGCCCAAGATATGCAAGCCCATTATCGACCCCATCTCCGTTGCCGTGGGCGACAGCCTATACGTCATGAGCGGCAACCCTGGCCGGCTGCCCGATCGGGACTGCTTCCAGGCTCTCCTCCACACCCGCCTGCCTGCTAGCTACGCCCAAGACTGGTGCTGGTATTCCCTCCAGCCACCGATTTTCTTTACCGACGACGACGACGGGGTGGATCGATCCAGCTGCCGCGATGCCCCAATGCCCTTTGAAATCAGTGCCTACACCGTGCTTGACGATTCACAGATCTGGATATCCACATCTGGCACCGGCACATACTCGTATGACATCGCGAGTGGCGCGTGGAGCAAACTAGGCAACTGGGCACTGCCGTTCAGAGGTCGCGCCGAGTACATCCCTGAGCACAACCTCTGGTTTGGCTTCACACCCGATGATTTGCAGCTCTGCACATCGGACCTCACTGCCTCGTGTGAGTTGAGGCCGCCCGTGCTGCAGGATGTATGGATAGACGTGAACAGGCCAGAAGATTGGACCCTGACAGACGCCAGCATTGTGCCGCTCGGCTCCGGTCAAGTCTGCGTTGCCAGGTTCTTTCTTACCTGCCCAGAGGAGAGCATTGAGGATGTGTATGGCTATGTCCTTGAGAAAACAGAGAATTTTGCTGTTCTCGAGGGCGTCAAATTGTTAAAGGCTGGGTGGGCTCAGCTCCGGATGGTTAAGCACAAGTCGGAGCGTTACGTCTTCGGCCGTGACCTTGTCATACCGCTTTGA